One region of Rhizobium sp. 007 genomic DNA includes:
- a CDS encoding DUF3008 family protein, producing the protein MPPKSKERKAVDAALSEKRGETPKSKLKRASKSIEKAMSEKQLEEFASTKTKGKPQHVAK; encoded by the coding sequence GTGCCTCCAAAATCCAAAGAGCGGAAGGCCGTGGATGCTGCTTTATCAGAAAAGCGCGGGGAGACGCCCAAGAGTAAGCTAAAGCGCGCCTCCAAGAGCATCGAAAAAGCCATGAGTGAAAAGCAACTCGAAGAGTTCGCATCGACCAAAACAAAAGGTAAACCTCAACATGTTGCTAAGTAA
- a CDS encoding recombinase family protein, which produces MARREIPDPRPPPQRLIGYARVSTDEQFNDAQVDELRAAGCYRIHQEHGSGASRSRPILTKLMRELIAGDVLVVVRLDRLARSVSHLLAVIEDLEEKGVHFRSLRDPIDTSTPQGMFSLQVLGAVAQLERALIAERTKAGMTAAKARGRLAGNPGLRERRPEALRAVSAARNRAYLDELISSAQTWLPTVRQLRPQHSWDNVVRILNRKGHDWTVERLRRAIHRMVREKLAEPELLGRSPRRPPEDNLMKLVAAIAIADPDLSLRDIAAQLDQMHERPPRGGRKWQPSSVRALLDEARRFGLVRP; this is translated from the coding sequence CTCATCGGATATGCGCGTGTGTCGACGGACGAGCAGTTCAACGACGCCCAGGTCGACGAGTTGCGAGCGGCTGGTTGCTACCGCATCCATCAGGAGCACGGATCCGGCGCATCCCGGTCCAGGCCGATCCTGACCAAGCTTATGAGGGAACTTATCGCGGGCGACGTGCTCGTCGTCGTCCGTCTGGACCGGCTGGCACGCTCCGTTAGCCACTTGCTTGCCGTCATCGAAGACCTCGAGGAGAAGGGCGTTCACTTCCGATCCCTTCGCGATCCAATCGATACCTCGACGCCGCAAGGCATGTTTTCTCTCCAGGTGCTAGGTGCCGTAGCCCAGCTCGAGCGTGCGCTGATCGCGGAGCGTACCAAAGCCGGCATGACGGCAGCTAAGGCGCGGGGCCGGCTCGCTGGTAATCCCGGACTTCGCGAGCGCCGACCGGAGGCGCTCCGCGCTGTCTCGGCCGCCCGCAATCGGGCTTATCTTGATGAGTTAATCTCATCGGCGCAGACATGGCTGCCGACGGTACGCCAGCTGCGACCGCAACACAGTTGGGATAATGTCGTGCGGATACTCAATCGCAAAGGTCACGACTGGACGGTCGAACGCTTGCGCCGGGCAATCCATCGGATGGTACGCGAGAAACTCGCCGAGCCAGAACTGCTCGGCCGCTCTCCTCGCCGACCGCCGGAGGACAATCTGATGAAGCTGGTCGCCGCGATCGCGATCGCCGATCCTGATCTATCGCTGCGCGACATTGCTGCCCAATTGGACCAAATGCATGAGCGGCCGCCGCGTGGTGGCCGGAAATGGCAGCCGTCTTCAGTCAGGGCGCTGTTGGACGAAGCGCGCCGCTTCGGGCTCGTTCGCCCATGA